The following nucleotide sequence is from Phycisphaera sp..
CTCGGGAGTCTTTGTGTCACCCTTCTCGGGGGCGACGACCTCGACCGCGCCGTTGGACTTCGCGTCCGTCTTGGCGGTGGGGGCCTTCGAAGCGGTCGCGGAACCGGCAGAACCCTTCGTGCGTGCCATGGGGCACCTCCAGATGTCTTCGGTGTGCCGTGGCCTGCGGGGCTTTGGGGCCTCTCGCCGGGCGTCACACCGCTGCAGCGCGTGTTTCGTGGGCCCGGTCCACCGTGACCAGAAGATCCCAAGGGCCGGGGGCGGCGCTGGTCGCGTGCCCGGCTGTGGCGAGTGTACCAGAGCCCGAACAGGCCGTCAAGTGTTCGGGGTGTGGTCAGGTCAAAAATTTATCCGGTGGGCCCGGGTGGCGTCTTCTATGCTCGGGAGCGAAACCGGAGGAGTGCCCCCATGCCCGAAGCAGTGACCATCGACGGACCGTGCCCCCTGACGGCCTACATCGTGAGCGACGACAAGGGGTGGGCGATCGAGCCCGCCGGCCCGACGCGTGAGTGGATGGACAAGACGCCCGGCAAGGGCGCCTACCGCTGCCTGCCGCTGGCGATGGCCAACCAGAGCGGCTGGATCATCCCGTGCCCGGCCACGGTGTCGATGAAATGGAACGGCAAGGACAGGCCCGACGCGCTCACCATCAAGGTCCACGACGGGCCCAAGGGCATCGAAGAATTCATCGTGAGCCACTTCGGCAGCGGCATCGTCACGTTTCGGTTGCCTTGGCTCTTCCGCACGCCGCCGAAGATCGGGCTGATGGTGCGCGGTGCGACGAACTACCCGAAGGACTTCGCCGTGCCGCTCGATGGCCTGGTGGAAACGGACTGGTCTCCCAGCACGTTCACGATGAACTGGAAGATCATGAAGCGCGGCACCGACGTGTGGTTCCGCAAGGGCGAGCCGATCTGCATGATCACGCCCTACCCGCTGGCGTTGCTCGAGTGGAGCGAGCCCGCGGCGGTGCCGATCATCAAGGACGACAAGACCCACAAGGCCTACCTGAGTTGGGCGGCGTCGCGGCAGAAGGCCATCACGCGGCACCAGGGCGGGCAGGACACCTGGCAGAAGGACTACATGAAGGGCCAGACGGCCGGGGGCGTGGTGGCCCCCGACCATCACCGGACGCGGCTCAAGCTCAAGAATTTCGACAAGAGCTGATCACTCGCACCCCGCGTCGAACGCGTTCTGAAAGCACAGGAAGTCGAAGATCGTCAGCGAGCCGTCCTCGTCGC
It contains:
- a CDS encoding DUF6065 family protein yields the protein MPEAVTIDGPCPLTAYIVSDDKGWAIEPAGPTREWMDKTPGKGAYRCLPLAMANQSGWIIPCPATVSMKWNGKDRPDALTIKVHDGPKGIEEFIVSHFGSGIVTFRLPWLFRTPPKIGLMVRGATNYPKDFAVPLDGLVETDWSPSTFTMNWKIMKRGTDVWFRKGEPICMITPYPLALLEWSEPAAVPIIKDDKTHKAYLSWAASRQKAITRHQGGQDTWQKDYMKGQTAGGVVAPDHHRTRLKLKNFDKS